AAAGACATCACTGATGGCTACCTACCTATAACAGCAGTGCACTCCGAGAATCTGAGGTTGTACGTATTCCCATAAAGGTGGAGGTGAGAATTGGAGAAAAGTACTCCGTGTTCTGGGGAGTTGTACGAGTCAACAGGGGTGCAGTGGGATCTTAAAGAATCCACTCGTAGTAGCAGCGGCCGTGGGCTTGTGGGGCATCGTGTTCCTTGGCGGATGCAATGTAAAATTGTTTAAGTCACGAAATTTCCACTTCGGGACAGGATGAGGCTAAAGCAGTCGGGTTGCAAATGATTGGCCGGCTTTTCATCCGAATCTACGAATCAGAAGCTCCATAACAGAGCGGCCCGGGAGAGCGTGGACGGGCGCCATCTGCTGTCTGGCGCTTGGGCACTTGGGAAGCTGGGGACTCGAATTCGAAGGGcaatttttttctttttcccttgCCCAATCTTCTGTGGCTGGACACACTCCTCACGCTTTCACAGCAATTCTCCACAAAGTACCGTGTTACGGCTCTCGCTTCAAAGGGCCGCGACCCATGGAGATCAGCCCTAGTGGGAATGTACTGCTACAGTAGACCCCCTGCcgccctctctctcttttgcTCGTTCTCTGCGGCCACCGATTCGCTCCCTTGCTCCCGCCGTCTTCTCATGACCGACCGGGCCTcatactcttcttctgctgctctcctACGTATTATTGTTATCCCAATTCGAGCAGGTGTGCTTTCAGAAAAGATTAGATCGGCTGCGGTGGAGGCTCGCGCTATCCCCCGACCCCACCCCTCGTCGTTGAAATGGCGTTCTTGGATTTATTCCGCTTTTCAGAGCAGGGAACTGATACGGTATGGTCTGTTTCCTCTTCAGTCGGTCTCTGATCCAGTCGGCAAATAGACGACGCTCGTATCATACATAGGACGATAGGATGGCTTCCTCTTGCGAGCGGCAGTATCCACCCAGCCACGCCCACGGTTAGCTTTGCCCTTCAACCTTTAATTTTACTCTTATTCGTCTGTTCCTGCGACAAATGACCAATCGGTGTTTGAGCGGAAGGAAAACCCGACTTGATGTCAGAAGAGCATCTACGTGCTGACGGTAGTGTAGATTTAGTGGGCGTTTGTAAAGCCGGCGCAAAGGCACCAGATATTACACCGTACAGTGTAGGTGGTATTGGGTGGTGTAGTCGACCTGGGCTTCTACACTGTATAGCTACTTCCCTGCCTACACTCCTCCCAGGAGGACTGACTCTGTGCCACCTTGCCCTTCACCATCGATGTTGTATGCCTGGCGGGCGTTTTAGCTCCGTCTTTTCCGGATGTCAATCATCGAGATTCCCACCTGCAAATTGCCACcgcagagctggagactggagtaCTTTCTCTGTTCCTGATTGCGTACCTTGGGACTCCACGCCTCCCTAGAACGTGCACATTCTGCGCATGGCTCGCAGGTTGCCACCGACCCTCTcaaccccccccccccgCCGGCGCCTCGACTTTCTTTTTATCACTAAGAATGTCCCGATCTACCACTGTGGCCATGGCCTCTCCTAGTGGCCCACAGCTGAATTACTTCTTGAATATTAATATGTCAGAAGGCGATCCGTGGATCTAGCCTGGTCGATGGACGCCGCTGACACCCAATCACGAATTCACGATCAAGCCATCTATGTCGCCCATTCTTCgctgcattattattatttggAAGCCTATCTGGATCGTGACATCAAAGGCTAGACGTGAGCAATAAAAACTGATTGCTCGGCTCGACCCTTGCAGCCCCCCTATATAATCGAGTATCTCATACATCACTTCCTTTGCCGAAGCGGCCGAGACTCTCGAGGAACGCTCGCTGGGAAGCAATCTCTGCCCGGGCCTTCGCACTTGATTGAGCTTGTTCGCTCGGCCGCTGCGGCGTCTTTGCGTCTTTTCCCTCGGAGGTGTTGGGCTTTCCCAGAATATTGAAAGTAATCTGCAGAATTCGCCGATCCAGCCCCATCGATCTTCCCATGCCAATTGATTGTCGTGGCGTGTGAGGTGCGATTAGAACGTTGAAGGCAAATCCCGGTCTGGAAACGGGGCCCCGATCTCTCCAGAGAGTGGATGATTTCTCCATCCAGGAACgggccacagccacaaaaAAAGAGATCGGATGTTGCCATGTTGGAGACTATCTGAGGCAAAAGCAGCTCTCCTTCCTGCTCTGCAGCTGGTCATTTGTCTCCTCTGCTTCTGCGCCACCGCCCAGTCAGCCCCATCGCTGTGGTACATCCTCTTAAGAAGGTTATGTTCAGCAGTGACCCGttattaacttattagtCCTGCTCATTGGTTTCACCATCCGCGGCTATACCTCTAGCCTTACCCACACCGAATGTGCAGGGCTTGTTTTGCCGGGTTCTGAGGGTCTTGACGAATCAGTCGCGGCGTTGGTTGGGCTCTGCTGGCCCGACGACAGGCGCCGCCGCGCCGGGGAGGCCCTTTTCCTATCTCCATATATTCCTCTTCAGTTCTAGGCCGAGCGCTTTGATAGACGGGGGCAGACCAAAGGGAGAAGATCGCGCACCAGTCCCACTCACCCTTTTACCGGGAATGAGATCGATTTCAAGCTCTTGACCGACATCTCCCTCAAGACCCGCGCCCCTGCTTGTCGAGCCAGACTGTAACTAAACCGCACTACGCACTCCTGTAAGTCATTATGGCGTACCAATGGTCCCTTGGTAAACCATGGGCTAAGTGGAGGAGGGTATTGATTTCTCTACTATTTAGGGAATCGGATCTAGCCCGTTTATTTTCCTTAGTAGACAGATGTGAGTACGctactttctttttccttttatGGCTGATTTTTCCCTGCCTTTGTCTTTTGTCTTACACCACCAATGCGCACACACGCCCACACATACAATTAATACCTTCGTCGGGGGCTCTCGTTCCAAGACTTCTATTTCCCGAGTCTCCATAGCGGATTTCCCATCTTGCTTCTTAAATTTCCCGGTGGAAGGGCTACTTGATCCTCTGGGGTGCAAAAAGAAGCCGGATGAGCCAGGTTCTCGTGGGGGTTCCACGTCGTTGGTTTCAGAAAAGACCGTCTTCCTACCTGAGCAGCTTGTCTGGTGTCTCTAAATCCTCCCAAAAGGACTTCAAGTGGCCAAAGAGCCCTCCCAGTTTCCGGGGGAGCTTGTGTTCCCATTTCCTTCCTTTCATTGCTCCCCTCGTCCCCTCGTCCGTTGTGACTTTGGCTCCAGCTCTCGCCTTTCGTGGCTTCTCttcagccacagcagcagcaatgccCCTCCCTATGAACAGTTCACCCCAAATTAACCCATTGATATCCATCCCCCTGTGTGccatttccttttctccacTCTTTTCCAGTCTTTCTGCTTCAATTTGTGCGAGCCTTTCACTATGGGCTCTATACCCTCAACCCCCGTTTCCTCGTTTTTTATCCCTGCTTTTAACTTCCTGAACCCCCCACCCCGAAATACCCAGTATCGAGGCAAATGTTGTGTAAAGAAGTTTGTTCCAGCACATTCCCAGCTACTGTTCCCCTTTCCTGACACACGCACATCAATATCGCATGTTTGCATAGCGTCGTCTGTTTTCTGTCTTGCTCTTGGGCATTTTTGGGCGTCAACCCAGCACTGACAAGCCGCAAGGAATTTTTAGGCGTCTATCAAGTTATAtgctatataatatattctcaCTCCAAATCACATCGCCAAGCGGGGCTCTGGTAAGGTACGTATGCTCGTGAAAAAGTGGTTCTTAGCATTTCTGCTGGCTAACGTTGGCAGGACATCGGTGGATAGCGCTGGGGAGCCCGGGCAACCCATACATCAAAGTTGCTTATACGCACAGTTGATTTTGTGAGCAACCAGGCTACAACCGATGGACGGCGGTACTCCTCCAACCAGGCAAAAAGAAGCTCGAGAGGCAAAGGGGAAAGGCAGAGCACCGTCGGAACCATCGAGGTTGGATGGCCCTCCCGGGCCTCATGGGCAGACGCGTAAGTACTTTTTCCCATTATAATGATGCCAATTAAATGCGGAGAGGGCGTTTGAACTAAGCATGTCACGTCTAGGGACAGCATCCTACCGTCGAACTGAAAATGTCCAGCACTATCCAGAATCACACACTTACATTACCCCAGTCGGCAACTATGGACATCCACCGGCCGTTATGAGCATGGGGAATATGGCTTCTGCATTACCGAGCTATACGTCCGGTCAAATTCAATTCGATCAGCGAagtatgcagcagcagcagcagcagcagcaattcGTTCCCGTCGCTCCGAACCCCGGCCTTGTGTACGGCATGCCGCAACCCCAATCGTTTCCTACACCCACAACCAACCCAAACATGATGTTCGGTGCTCCTTACCCTCAGATGTACATGCCCTACgttcaacagcaacagcggcATCCAGGGACTCACCTTTCAGACGCCTCTGGATTTTCGCCCATTCCACCTCCTACCCCTCGCCCTGGTTCTACCCAGGGCTCAATGGATGCATATGGGCAAGGTTATTTTAATCCGAATGTGTACAAACCAACACAGGACCATTATCCGAGGCCTGCGACGACGTCAACTGCTTCTCCGCAACCGCAGAGTCAATCATACATGAGCACGCCTAAACCGAATGAGGACCGGGAGAAAGAGGACCAGAGACGAATCACAATAGTTGATGGATCAACGCATATGAGATCATCTGCCGCACAGGGCTCATCGGCTGGTAAGCAGGCAACGTCCCCTTAGCTCGTTGTGTTGATACTGGTAAGGAAGCTGACAGTGGtgataatatttagattctaCCTCACGTCCACCAAAATCAAACACGCCAAAAGGACTGCCGAGAAAACCGAAACAATCAGGCAATGCTCTGTGGGTTGGGAATCTCGCGCCAGGAACCAATATCGTCGAACTCAAGGATTACTTCTCGCAGGATGCCACAAGTGACTTGGAGagcgtcttcctcatctcaaGAAGCAACTGTGCATTTGTGAATTATAAAACCGAAGAAGCTTGCCTGGGGGCTTTATCGAGGTTCCACGACACCAGGCTACGAGGGGCGCGGCTCGTTTGTCGGGTGCGCCGGGGGTTGATGTCCCCGGGGCCGCACAGCGAGCTCACGGGCTTATCAGACCAGCCTTCGATAAAAGAGGCGGAGGATATGGCAAAGTCGAACATCATAGAAGatgaagggcgagaagggtCATACTCTACGCGGGTGTGTAACCGATATTTCATCTTGAAAAGCTTGACGGTTGAGGATCTCGAAATCAGTTGGCAGAGTGGCATCTGGGCCACCCAGACCCACAACGAGGAAAGCTTGAACCGAGCCTTCGAGGTAAGTGTCCCCATATATTAGGTTGCAGATAAAATTCGTCGAAGCTAATTAGATGATGATAGATGTCAGACAACgtatatcttatattctCCGCAAACAAGTCGGGCGAATACTACGGATACGCTCGGATGATGTCAGCAATCAAGGACGATGAAAGCCTCTCCCTGGAGATGCCGCAACGCCCGGACCCCCATTCCTCCAACGAACCCGACAGCCCAGACGTCACACCAACCCCTGCATCAACTTCAGCCCCAAACGGGCGCATCATAAACGACATTGGGCGAGGCACAATATTCTGGGAGGCGGATACGtcggaggacgaagagggccATCCCCGGCCACATAAGAGCACTCTTCAAGTACCCGTAGAGCAGCACCGCACAGCCGAGCTCCAACTAATCGGAACGCCGTTTCGAATTCGGTGGCTCTCCACCGAAAGGGTCCCCTTCCATAGAACGCGGGGTTTACGCAATCCCTGGAATGCAAATCGCGAGGTAAAGATAGCTCGCGACGGCACCGAGCTGGAATTCTCTGTTGGAGAAAAGCTGGTGCTTTTATTCCATCCCGAAGCGTCGAGATGGCCTCAACCATAACGACCTTGCCTCAATCACCTTGAGATTTTTTTCTTCGGAGCACGACAATAAACGAATGGGACCAAAACGAACGACCACGAACACGAATACGGcctcaaaaaaaaagggggggGGATATACATGGGATACCTATGTAAATAGCACGGGATTATACATACAGTACATGAGGTATAGATCCGCATAGAAGCAATATAGGACATACGGAGTAATGCGCAGCGCCCGCGCAGCCCAGACAAGACGCAGGCGATGCTTAAATCCTGACGTCGTTTCAGTCCAGACCCCAGGCCCTTCTCAGACTAGCCCCGTTCTGGCCCACGGTCAGCTCCAGATTGTCCAGTCGGGGCTTCTGCAGCCAGTCCGCAACTTTTGGGTATTGTGGGGTAGCAACCTTAGCTAAGTCCGTGACCCCCAGCTCGACGGCCTCCCCCTCCCTTCCCTTCCGCCCTTTGTTCTTCCTATATTACACACTGCTTCTCCCCTGCTGCTTGTCACTTGAaaccctttccttctttccatcttctgatcttcatcttcccatCACAGCTGCATTGGAGCTTCACCCAAGCTCCTGTTCCCTCTGGAACGGAAGCTTCTGTCAGCCAATCACTCGCCTCCAATATTCAATCTGGTGCGTCCTGTCCTCCCACAATAAATCATACCTCGCCTCCCCGCTTCTTGCCTCCCAGTCTCGTTCCATTCCATTCGTCCTGTGATCGTCACTCTCCCCGCTTTTCGATTCCCTACTCTTGTTTCACCTGCATTATTATTGCCCCCCTGCTCGATTGGCATTTTGTGTCACACCACGCCACCCACCGTATCGAATGATCTACGCTAACTCCTGTAAATTGACAGAGCTTTCAATTTGAGACCACCCTTCTTCATCTGCAAACCCTCTGTGCTTATCCACCTCGAGGCTGCACTCATTGTCTACGTCGACGTCGTTTCCTTGATGTCACTTTGAGTCTCTTTCGACTTGGGCTGCCCGTTATATATCTCCACCCATCTGCCTACACTGCAAAACAGCAAGCAATTCAGCTACCTGACCGACTTTGCCATTGCATCCTAATTCCTTCCGTTATAATGTCGAACCACAGCTCAACTCCTCCGATCTCAGTTCCCCCATCGTCCTCGCGCCAGCGTCGAGCATCCATTGCATCAGGACTCTCTTTCCCGGAATATAAATCGGGCAGCCAGAGCCTAGGTGGCCCCCAGGCTGGTTCTATGGCCAGTGCCATGGCCAATGCTCAAACAAACCAGAGACGCCGACTGTCCATTACTACCTTAGGTCTGTCCGGGTCGCCAACTCAGCCTCTGCAGTATGGAAATCGAAACTTGCGACAGGGAagcatctccagctctgtgGGATCTAGCCCAGGGAACAACGAAGAAGCCGTGGcagaggatgttgagaacTCCCCTCCCGGCGGCATGCCGAGATCTCCGTTTGCCCGCCGTCTCTCGTTCGGTGCTCAGGCATTACGAGATGCCCGCGCTGGAAGTATTGGCACCGGTAGATACCACCTCTCTCCCCCTATATCACCCGCGGCTGGAAAGAGCCGGACAGCATCGTCTGCCGGCCTCTCCAACCATTCAATCAGCAATAGCATTCCAGGAAAATCATCTGCAAGTACATATAAAGGTCTTCCCCAGAACGATATATCTAACAAGTCTCGGCGACCAATAGGCGAGGGCTTCAACTGGTCTGAAGCTCTTCGAGCAAGGGCTGAACGCGGGCCCATATCTCCAAATTCGGCTCAatcccagcagggccagcaggcTCCGCATAGACGGGCTGCGTCCATCGCGTCCATGGACCAGCCAGCGCGGGAAATGCCAAAACAACCCAAGCAAAACAATAAACCGGATTTTTTCCAGGAGAAGATCCTCAGGGGTGACTTTATGGATTAAACCTTACCCCTATGCCATAAACGAGTTCACCAGAGCGTGTCTCCCAAAACCTCATTTAACAAGCTTGAAATATGGCAACAGTATCTTACATATGAGTGAAAGCATACGCATATCACTATGATTATCATGACTAGAGCCTGGGAAGTCGACGCTCCGTTCCCAGGCCAACAAACACATACTTTCTACTTTTGTCTTGATTTGTttcgattttttttttttttttatctttggTGATCTTTATGCTGGTTTTGCGCCATGGTGCTGGGAAAGCTCTTGCTCGCGTTCTTAATCTACATTTATTATCATTCGACTTGAACATAAAATGCCGCTGCTGGACAGAGAGACCAAGTCCCACATGATGAtatccttttttttttccttttttttttttttttcttttaatttgTTGCTGGGCTATTATTGTATGTATTTGGTCGGCGTTGATGCAATGTCATTCGGTATTTGATTTGTGCCACCAAGCCAAATTGCGCACCGGAGTGACCGGGCCCCAATGATGGCATTTGTGCGAGCCCATGCTTATATTTCTTGTATATGCTGCTACGGGACATGATGCGTATTCATTGCTTTCCAACCTACCTTTGCCTTGAGCGTTATGCTACTCACTACGTGGAAATAAGTCATCCTGACGGGGGGAGTTCGAATGCGATTATCCTTTTACGGTATTCTCTTGCCGTCTCTTCCTTAATCAAACGCAATGTGTAATTGTATAGAGCTTGTGTCATTTTTGGAGCCGGATTTGAATCTACGGGGGCCTGGCCCATCTTGAAATCGCCGGTCAGCCTTCATCCTTTTACTATTTTGGTTTTAGTTTTTTTCAACGCAGAAACAAGGTCCTGTAGGCGATACAACATAATACCATACAATCAACAAATCAAATGCGCAGGGTATCTTAACGAATCGGCTGCTATACTGATACAACTGACGGCTCGATCAAAGTTACCTACCACATGACACACTCTCGACCAATAACTGCATGGACCGACTAGGGAAATACTACGCTGACGGTAGCTATACTTAGAGACTTGAACGAAAACGAAGGTTGTGTAACGTAGTATCTCAATCGAACAAGTGGTAGCAATTACCGGGGAACAGGTGGTCACTGCCAGCTATAGGGAGGGTAAGACTGCGCTTAGGTATGCATAATAGTACGCTTTAATTCATCGTGAGGTTTTTATTGCATGGTAATCCTTATAATGGTTGCTAGACGTACTGACTAAGAATTGGCAATCGTGCCTCTGTCTAATATATTCTAGGTCGCCAGAGCCTTTTATTAGCAGGGCTTACTTCATACGAGGCTGGACTAGTTAATATGGTCGAGAATGTCAATGCCAGATCTAGCTATGGGGCTAATAATAGTACAGCTAGACGCTGTTTGGTAGTTACAGGGCAGCAGCGTCATGATATATACATACAATGTCAGTTAGAACGTAATGGACACAATAGCCCGAAACAGATCACCTTATCAAACAATCTTATTGCTGACCCGCATAAACAAACTAAAACCCACGCATTATACATGGCAAATACTTACGCTGGCGGGCCAACTCCAGCTTCGTTCTGGTCAATGTGCTGATGAGCCGGCCCTTGGTTCCTTTTGCTTGACTCTTCGTCACTGGCAAGACCACGCGCCGCTCTCTGCTC
This sequence is a window from Aspergillus puulaauensis MK2 DNA, chromosome 6, nearly complete sequence. Protein-coding genes within it:
- a CDS encoding putative YT521-B-like splicing factor (COG:A;~EggNog:ENOG410QE4I;~InterPro:IPR000504,IPR007275,IPR035979,IPR012677;~PFAM:PF04146,PF00076;~go_function: GO:0003676 - nucleic acid binding [Evidence IEA];~go_function: GO:0003723 - RNA binding [Evidence IEA]), with amino-acid sequence MDGGTPPTRQKEAREAKGKGRAPSEPSRLDGPPGPHGQTRTASYRRTENVQHYPESHTYITPVGNYGHPPAVMSMGNMASALPSYTSGQIQFDQRSMQQQQQQQQFVPVAPNPGLVYGMPQPQSFPTPTTNPNMMFGAPYPQMYMPYVQQQQRHPGTHLSDASGFSPIPPPTPRPGSTQGSMDAYGQGYFNPNVYKPTQDHYPRPATTSTASPQPQSQSYMSTPKPNEDREKEDQRRITIVDGSTHMRSSAAQGSSADSTSRPPKSNTPKGLPRKPKQSGNALWVGNLAPGTNIVELKDYFSQDATSDLESVFLISRSNCAFVNYKTEEACLGALSRFHDTRLRGARLVCRVRRGLMSPGPHSELTGLSDQPSIKEAEDMAKSNIIEDEGREGSYSTRVCNRYFILKSLTVEDLEISWQSGIWATQTHNEESLNRAFEMSDNVYLIFSANKSGEYYGYARMMSAIKDDESLSLEMPQRPDPHSSNEPDSPDVTPTPASTSAPNGRIINDIGRGTIFWEADTSEDEEGHPRPHKSTLQVPVEQHRTAELQLIGTPFRIRWLSTERVPFHRTRGLRNPWNANREVKIARDGTELEFSVGEKLVLLFHPEASRWPQP
- a CDS encoding uncharacterized protein (COG:S;~EggNog:ENOG410PPBN), which encodes MSNHSSTPPISVPPSSSRQRRASIASGLSFPEYKSGSQSLGGPQAGSMASAMANAQTNQRRRLSITTLGLSGSPTQPLQYGNRNLRQGSISSSVGSSPGNNEEAVAEDVENSPPGGMPRSPFARRLSFGAQALRDARAGSIGTGRYHLSPPISPAAGKSRTASSAGLSNHSISNSIPGKSSASTYKGLPQNDISNKSRRPIGEGFNWSEALRARAERGPISPNSAQSQQGQQAPHRRAASIASMDQPAREMPKQPKQNNKPDFFQEKILRGDFMD